The following are from one region of the Pseudohongiella spirulinae genome:
- a CDS encoding DUF4159 domain-containing protein — MRIIELFDCKAWVPRWLLLIISLLAGPTAAQFAPDPFPVEPDEAGEFAFVRVQYDSYYQGGFGYGPWSVDFPDADRNFLRGVSRLSNVRVQPEPIVLRLDDEQIFEYPFLYMLEAGRNGGPFFNPTELENLREYLLRGGFLLIDDFWGSREWQAFENSFRAVFPEREIVRLPPDHEIFRVYYDVDGAQMIPALGNPDNIPERDAVAAETFGILDDSGRIMVLINWNSDMGDGWEHTYHPNYPTRYANLAYQMGLNFLIYSMTH; from the coding sequence ATGCGAATCATTGAGCTGTTTGATTGCAAGGCATGGGTGCCCCGATGGTTGCTGCTGATTATCAGCCTGTTGGCAGGTCCGACTGCTGCGCAGTTTGCTCCGGATCCCTTCCCGGTGGAGCCCGATGAGGCAGGCGAGTTCGCCTTTGTCAGAGTTCAGTATGATTCTTATTATCAGGGTGGATTTGGTTATGGTCCCTGGTCGGTCGATTTCCCGGATGCTGATCGAAACTTCTTGCGTGGTGTCTCACGCCTGAGCAATGTGCGTGTTCAGCCAGAGCCAATTGTCCTGCGTCTGGACGACGAGCAGATCTTTGAGTACCCCTTTCTGTATATGCTGGAAGCCGGCCGGAATGGCGGCCCGTTTTTTAATCCGACGGAACTGGAAAACCTTCGAGAATACCTGCTGCGGGGCGGTTTTCTGCTGATTGATGATTTTTGGGGTAGCCGGGAGTGGCAGGCTTTTGAGAATTCGTTCAGAGCCGTCTTTCCGGAGCGTGAAATTGTGCGATTGCCACCGGATCATGAGATTTTCAGAGTGTACTACGACGTGGATGGCGCGCAAATGATTCCGGCGCTGGGAAATCCCGACAACATCCCGGAACGCGATGCGGTTGCTGCCGAAACATTCGGAATTCTTGATGACAGCGGCCGAATCATGGTGCTGATCAACTGGAACTCTGATATGGGGGATGGCTGGGAGCATACCTATCACCCAAACTACCCTACTCGATATGCGAATCTTGCCTACCAGATGGGGCTGAATTTCCTGATTTATTCCATGACGCACTAA
- a CDS encoding TRAP transporter permease: protein MSRSSTAIPGAVRWLLAFSAVASVFLAMDSLRLFSEQPLMDFVITVQNHYYYALMALLLPMCFLVYPPTAKSERYWYDIILSLAALGACGFFFFNAETMLDFGWEFSAPTYAVFISYLLWALTLEAVRRCGGTTLFVLVLVFSLYPIVADRMPGPISGMASSAAETASYHVMSIESILGLPFRAFAQLVIGFLVFGIALQHTGGGRFFINLAFALFGHVRGGSAKVAIASSGLMGSMSGSVITNVLTTGQMTIPAMKKNGMSPAYAGGVEACASTGGVLLPPIMGSTAFVMATFLNVPYTSVALAAAIPALLYFFGLFVQVDAYAARTGLQGTPKSELPDLKETFRDGWFYIASFAVLIFLLIFMQREAVAPFYATGLLLILNQLSGKHRWDLTAAATFLVASGKLLVELLAIMAGVGLIVGALSVTGLSGTLVNDLLYLAGDSVLMLLLMGALTSFILGIGMTVTAAYIFLAIVLAPALVQGGLSPMSVHLFILYWGMLSFITPPVALGAFAAASIAGASSLATGFKAMRLGSVIYFIPFFFVLDPALILEGSPGQIAMATLTAGVGVLLIAGSLQDYLPGFGFLDNGGVAGSVGRLLTGTGGGLIALPGLETLGFNVSNTVLLISGLVLAAVGVVLSRRRIVPEEGYANH from the coding sequence ATGAGTCGTTCCTCAACTGCGATACCCGGCGCGGTTCGTTGGCTGCTGGCCTTCAGTGCGGTGGCCAGCGTGTTTCTGGCCATGGACTCTCTGCGGTTGTTTTCCGAACAGCCGCTTATGGACTTTGTGATCACAGTACAGAACCATTACTACTACGCATTAATGGCCTTGTTGCTACCGATGTGTTTTCTGGTTTACCCGCCAACGGCAAAATCTGAGCGTTATTGGTATGACATCATACTTAGCCTGGCAGCGCTTGGCGCCTGTGGTTTTTTCTTTTTTAATGCTGAGACCATGCTGGATTTTGGCTGGGAATTTTCGGCTCCGACCTATGCCGTGTTTATCAGTTACCTTTTGTGGGCGCTGACGCTGGAAGCGGTCAGGCGCTGCGGCGGCACCACCCTGTTTGTTCTGGTACTGGTTTTCTCACTGTACCCGATTGTCGCCGATCGCATGCCGGGACCAATTTCCGGCATGGCGTCATCAGCGGCAGAAACTGCGTCATATCATGTAATGAGCATCGAGAGCATTCTCGGTTTGCCGTTCAGGGCCTTTGCGCAACTGGTAATCGGGTTTCTGGTGTTCGGTATTGCCTTGCAGCATACCGGTGGCGGGCGATTCTTTATCAATCTGGCGTTTGCGCTGTTTGGTCATGTGCGTGGCGGTTCCGCCAAAGTGGCTATCGCCTCCAGTGGCTTGATGGGATCCATGAGTGGCAGTGTGATTACCAATGTGCTGACCACCGGGCAAATGACGATTCCAGCCATGAAAAAGAATGGCATGTCACCGGCTTATGCCGGCGGTGTTGAGGCCTGTGCCTCAACGGGTGGCGTGCTGCTGCCGCCCATCATGGGCTCAACGGCGTTTGTGATGGCCACTTTTCTGAACGTGCCCTATACCTCGGTCGCGCTGGCGGCGGCCATACCCGCATTACTGTACTTTTTTGGACTGTTTGTGCAGGTGGATGCTTACGCAGCACGCACCGGGCTGCAGGGAACACCCAAGTCGGAATTGCCGGATCTTAAGGAGACCTTCCGGGATGGCTGGTTCTACATCGCCTCCTTCGCTGTGCTGATTTTCCTGTTGATATTCATGCAACGTGAAGCGGTGGCGCCGTTTTATGCCACTGGTCTGCTACTGATTCTTAATCAATTGTCTGGCAAGCATCGTTGGGATCTGACGGCGGCCGCCACATTTTTGGTGGCATCCGGAAAATTACTGGTGGAATTATTGGCCATCATGGCTGGTGTTGGACTGATTGTCGGTGCGTTGTCAGTGACCGGCTTGTCAGGAACACTGGTAAATGATTTGCTATATCTGGCTGGCGACTCAGTTTTGATGTTGCTGCTCATGGGTGCCCTGACCAGCTTTATTCTGGGTATTGGCATGACGGTAACGGCCGCCTATATTTTTCTGGCGATCGTGTTGGCACCGGCGCTGGTGCAGGGCGGTCTTAGCCCGATGAGTGTGCACCTGTTTATCCTGTATTGGGGCATGCTGTCCTTCATAACGCCACCGGTAGCCCTGGGCGCGTTTGCGGCGGCCAGCATCGCCGGTGCCTCCTCACTGGCCACTGGTTTCAAGGCTATGCGATTGGGCAGTGTCATCTATTTCATTCCCTTCTTTTTTGTGCTGGACCCGGCGCTCATTCTAGAAGGCAGTCCCGGGCAGATTGCCATGGCCACGCTCACCGCTGGAGTTGGGGTTTTGTTGATTGCCGGCTCACTACAGGACTATCTGCCAGGGTTTGGCTTTCTGGATAACGGCGGAGTCGCGGGTTCAGTCGGTCGTTTACTGACTGGCACCGGCGGGGGGTTGATTGCCTTGCCCGGGCTGGAGACATTGGGTTTTAATGTCAGCAATACAGTATTATTGATCTCAGGGCTTGTACTGGCAGCGGTAGGCGTTGTCCTGTCGCGTCGCCGAATTGTCCCGGAGGAAGGGTATGCGAATCATTGA
- a CDS encoding TAXI family TRAP transporter solute-binding subunit: MLQQHLSDLGSLGRRCMVLLVISAALLQIPATQAQNAQPELPRQMAWTAYNLGTTGYNQSVAIGAMLRDEYNITLRVIPGQNDVSRLLPLKNGRVEFSANGVATYFAQEGVYQFGDQQWGPQALRMLITSNGLSNQAVAVAADVGVSSFAELRGRRVPFVRAAPALNISMEAYLACGGLGWDDVVRVDFPGYDAMWEGLINGDVDVAFGTTVSGPTRRLEASPRGIAWLPAPHDDEACWANLLSVAPYFTRHMATRGPGISDENPQEAGTYPYPMLITQDSQDENTVYWMTRVIHENYDAYKDADPGAIGWALDRQVFDWVVPYHEGAVRYWREIGAWTDALDAHNNELIRRQSVLAAAWQEATSERIRDRDEFQRNWQQVRSRHLREAGFNPVWETWD; this comes from the coding sequence ATGTTGCAACAACATCTTTCGGATTTGGGTAGTCTGGGCAGGCGCTGTATGGTTCTGCTGGTGATCAGTGCCGCCTTGCTTCAGATACCTGCAACTCAGGCTCAGAATGCCCAGCCAGAGTTGCCACGACAGATGGCGTGGACGGCTTACAACCTCGGTACCACTGGATATAACCAGTCGGTTGCCATTGGTGCCATGTTGCGTGATGAATACAATATTACCCTGCGTGTCATCCCCGGCCAGAATGACGTCTCCCGGCTGTTGCCACTCAAAAATGGTCGGGTAGAGTTTTCAGCGAACGGAGTGGCCACCTATTTTGCCCAGGAGGGGGTTTATCAGTTCGGCGATCAACAGTGGGGACCGCAGGCTTTGCGGATGCTGATCACATCGAATGGTTTGAGCAATCAGGCGGTTGCGGTCGCCGCCGATGTGGGCGTCAGCAGTTTCGCGGAGCTGAGGGGGCGTCGAGTACCCTTTGTACGGGCTGCGCCTGCACTCAATATATCCATGGAAGCTTACCTGGCCTGTGGTGGCCTGGGCTGGGACGATGTGGTCAGAGTCGACTTTCCCGGTTATGACGCTATGTGGGAAGGGCTGATAAATGGCGACGTTGATGTGGCATTTGGCACGACTGTGTCAGGCCCGACCCGCCGTCTGGAGGCCTCGCCGCGCGGTATTGCCTGGCTGCCCGCTCCACACGATGATGAAGCCTGCTGGGCGAACTTGCTTTCAGTAGCTCCGTATTTCACCCGTCACATGGCAACGCGTGGACCGGGCATCAGCGACGAAAATCCTCAGGAGGCCGGTACTTACCCCTATCCCATGCTAATCACACAGGATAGTCAGGATGAGAACACAGTGTACTGGATGACACGCGTCATTCACGAAAACTATGATGCCTACAAAGATGCTGACCCTGGTGCCATAGGCTGGGCGCTGGACCGCCAGGTGTTTGACTGGGTGGTTCCGTATCATGAAGGTGCCGTGCGGTACTGGCGCGAAATCGGTGCCTGGACCGATGCTCTGGACGCTCATAACAATGAGCTGATACGACGTCAGTCAGTGCTGGCCGCTGCCTGGCAGGAGGCGACATCCGAGCGAATCCGGGATCGCGATGAGTTTCAGCGCAACTGGCAGCAGGTGCGTAGCAGGCATCTGCGCGAAGCCGGCTTTAATCCTGTGTGGGAGACCTGGGACTGA
- a CDS encoding (2Fe-2S)-binding protein, which yields MIEITVNGQQHQLDIEPEMPLLWALRNELGLTGTKFGCGIAACGACTVHINGQAVRSCMTPVSAARNMNITTIEGLAHNAASLTDVQQAWINHQVPQCGYCQSGMIMAVSALLESNPQADETAIAESLSNVCRCGTYPRVSKAVQELIAQRQQSALQEETA from the coding sequence ATGATAGAAATTACTGTAAATGGGCAGCAGCACCAACTGGACATTGAGCCAGAGATGCCGCTGCTCTGGGCGCTGCGCAATGAACTGGGTCTGACCGGCACCAAATTCGGCTGCGGTATCGCCGCCTGCGGTGCATGCACCGTGCACATTAATGGCCAGGCCGTGCGAAGCTGCATGACTCCGGTCAGCGCTGCCCGCAATATGAATATCACCACCATTGAAGGTCTGGCTCACAATGCAGCATCGCTGACCGATGTTCAGCAAGCCTGGATCAACCACCAGGTTCCACAGTGCGGTTACTGCCAGTCCGGCATGATCATGGCTGTCAGCGCCCTGCTGGAAAGCAACCCACAGGCCGATGAGACCGCCATCGCCGAGAGCCTCAGCAATGTCTGTCGCTGCGGCACGTATCCACGGGTCAGCAAGGCCGTGCAGGAACTGATCGCACAAAGACAGCAATCGGCCCTGCAGGAGGAAACAGCATGA
- a CDS encoding xanthine dehydrogenase family protein molybdopterin-binding subunit yields the protein MSISRRRFLLGTALAGGGLLIGYAATRPSRQSLANRDLAEEGQTFLTTWLRIDPDNQVTVIVPHSEMGQGVHTSLAMMAADELDADWNKVRVEQAPATDLFANGVLVKGFAASLGFTVPAFLDRGMDALTLKAAEIMNLQITGGSSSVRFTGEMGMRAAGAAARQMLVSAAAQQWNVDAGEITAANSLVSHQASGRSATYGELASAAAQFDPPRSPLLKNPGQFTLMGKPIARVDIPAKVDGSAKFGIDARPDNMLFAAVMTAPVFGSKLQNTGNIDAVMQRRGVKEVIELEDAVAVVADNYWRASEALKLLQPQFSTTEHDQRSSADIFADFDQALESGERNNDVAAGDATAALASADEVVTASYRVPYLAHAALEPMNCTVHFHDGVCDVWTGTQDNLGIRGQVASAAGLNENQVTVHPHYLGGGFGRRLPTSTNTIVQATLIARQFDVPVQTLWSREEDTRQDYYRPAVSSRFRAGFDAQGNIIAWENAYIGKNEPAEAAHIPYGIANQQIDFVESPTHIPFGAWRSVAHSQHGFFLESFTDELAWRQGKDPLQFRLDLLADKPRHARVLREAAERAGWTTPPAEGRARGIALQESFGSIVAQVAEVSLKEDGAVRVNRVVCAIDCGRAINPDGAAAQIESGIIYGLTAALYGQISIEQGRVKESNFHDYEMLRPAESPEIDVVILESPDAPVGGLGEPATPPVAAAVGNAIYALTGQRVRELPLKHYRFLPTPVEQGRNSV from the coding sequence ATGAGTATCTCCAGACGACGTTTTCTGCTGGGTACGGCGCTCGCAGGCGGCGGCCTGCTGATCGGCTATGCGGCGACCCGCCCCAGTCGACAAAGCCTGGCCAATCGGGATCTGGCCGAAGAGGGGCAGACATTTTTGACCACCTGGTTGCGCATTGACCCCGACAATCAGGTTACTGTGATTGTTCCGCACTCAGAAATGGGTCAGGGTGTGCACACCTCATTGGCAATGATGGCGGCTGACGAACTGGATGCAGACTGGAATAAGGTCCGTGTCGAGCAGGCACCGGCAACAGACCTGTTTGCCAACGGCGTGCTGGTAAAAGGTTTTGCTGCCTCCCTGGGTTTTACAGTGCCCGCGTTTCTGGATCGCGGCATGGATGCGCTGACCCTGAAGGCCGCCGAGATCATGAACCTGCAGATTACCGGAGGCAGCAGCTCAGTGCGCTTTACCGGCGAAATGGGCATGCGCGCGGCTGGCGCGGCGGCGCGCCAGATGCTGGTCAGCGCGGCAGCTCAGCAGTGGAACGTTGACGCCGGTGAGATAACGGCTGCCAACAGCCTGGTGAGCCATCAAGCCAGTGGCCGCAGCGCCACTTATGGTGAGCTGGCCAGCGCAGCAGCACAATTTGATCCACCACGCTCGCCACTGCTGAAAAATCCTGGTCAGTTCACGCTGATGGGCAAACCCATAGCTCGCGTAGACATTCCTGCCAAGGTGGATGGCAGCGCAAAATTCGGCATCGATGCCCGCCCGGACAATATGCTTTTTGCTGCAGTGATGACCGCACCCGTGTTTGGCAGCAAGTTGCAGAACACTGGCAATATCGATGCAGTCATGCAGCGTCGGGGCGTCAAGGAGGTCATTGAGCTAGAAGATGCTGTAGCGGTCGTGGCGGACAACTATTGGCGCGCCAGCGAAGCCCTTAAATTGCTGCAACCGCAGTTTTCAACAACAGAGCATGATCAGCGCAGCAGCGCTGACATTTTCGCGGATTTTGACCAGGCGCTGGAGTCAGGGGAGCGCAACAATGATGTCGCTGCCGGTGACGCAACGGCTGCATTGGCCTCAGCCGACGAAGTGGTAACCGCAAGCTACCGGGTTCCCTATCTGGCACACGCGGCGCTGGAGCCAATGAACTGTACCGTGCATTTCCATGATGGCGTTTGTGATGTCTGGACTGGCACCCAGGACAATCTGGGTATTCGGGGCCAGGTCGCCAGCGCGGCGGGGCTGAATGAAAATCAGGTTACCGTCCACCCGCATTATCTGGGTGGCGGATTCGGCCGTCGACTGCCCACTTCAACCAACACAATTGTTCAGGCTACCCTGATCGCGCGGCAATTTGATGTTCCGGTACAAACCTTGTGGAGTCGCGAAGAAGACACCCGGCAGGATTACTACCGGCCGGCGGTCAGCAGCCGCTTCCGCGCTGGTTTCGATGCGCAGGGTAATATCATCGCCTGGGAAAACGCTTACATAGGTAAAAATGAACCAGCCGAAGCCGCCCATATTCCCTACGGAATAGCTAATCAGCAGATTGATTTTGTAGAAAGTCCCACACATATCCCGTTCGGGGCCTGGCGCAGTGTGGCACATTCCCAGCACGGTTTCTTCCTGGAATCATTCACCGACGAACTGGCCTGGCGCCAGGGCAAGGATCCGTTACAGTTCCGTTTGGACTTGCTGGCTGACAAACCGCGACATGCCCGAGTGCTGCGAGAAGCGGCCGAGCGTGCCGGATGGACAACGCCCCCGGCTGAAGGACGAGCCAGAGGTATTGCCCTTCAGGAAAGCTTTGGCAGCATTGTGGCCCAGGTGGCAGAAGTCAGCCTGAAAGAAGACGGCGCTGTCCGGGTAAACCGGGTAGTGTGTGCAATTGATTGTGGTCGGGCAATTAATCCGGATGGTGCTGCGGCGCAGATTGAAAGCGGCATCATCTACGGATTAACAGCCGCGCTTTACGGCCAGATCAGCATTGAACAGGGTCGCGTCAAAGAAAGTAATTTCCATGACTACGAGATGCTCCGGCCTGCCGAATCACCCGAGATAGATGTTGTGATCCTGGAGTCACCGGATGCGCCGGTAGGCGGCCTGGGTGAACCGGCAACACCACCGGTTGCCGCCGCTGTCGGTAATGCGATTTACGCACTGACTGGCCAACGGGTGCGTGAACTGCCACTCAAGCATTATCGCTTTTTGCCCACCCCGGTTGAACAGGGCCGCAACTCGGTCTAA
- a CDS encoding redoxin domain-containing protein produces the protein MSIVRSFVWLTFTVFSLQAAAQSSETVSRAADFTLIDHQGKAFNLHYHAQRPAIVLIGHAEGSSDALQAAKALEARNWQGRGLVAALVNPDSQSSRQSSAELARQHDVALPVLMDTAGLIANTYQLSHVGETLVIDPRRWQIVYRGPAIDAGSIHPQLQATVEALLAEQDVTPATVPMLAADPLPDVTHSSTIASYSETIAPLLVEKCADCHRPGGIGPWAMTSHAMIQGFSPMIRETILTRRMPPWHADPEIGEFEHDLSLSTAEQRQVVAWIDAGAPRGDGPDPLAEVAAVDTEWEMGEPDLIVTLPAFDVPATGVLDYQFFEVKNPLDRDVWVKAVQIAPGDRQVLHHAIATFGASSSFEGQVDSGESLLQPQLMTFVPGNETYIYPENTGVYVPADSSFYTQMHYTTYGRETRDETRIGLYFADEAPEHVLQHYSILNLGLEIPPGVAEHEEAAYYQLQRDAVIYALFPHAHYRGRASEFAIRYPDGNEEIVLSVPDYDFNWQRYFQFKDPIEVPAGSMVIHRTTYDNSTANLSNPDSSIAVNFGEQTWEEMLYGGISFRYAEPGENDFEINVEDYLTAVVMGYMDKEMKGQIALSDMPESSRQSLALPFTILDRDKSGGLDFDEFRQLMIQTNMTNERSIMD, from the coding sequence ATGAGCATTGTCAGGTCGTTTGTTTGGCTGACTTTTACAGTTTTTTCACTGCAGGCCGCGGCGCAGTCATCTGAGACTGTCAGTCGGGCTGCAGACTTCACCTTGATCGATCATCAGGGCAAGGCCTTTAATCTTCATTACCATGCACAACGTCCGGCGATTGTGCTGATTGGTCATGCTGAAGGTTCGAGTGATGCATTGCAGGCGGCGAAAGCGCTGGAGGCTCGCAACTGGCAGGGACGTGGGCTGGTTGCAGCGCTGGTCAATCCCGACAGCCAGTCATCGCGGCAGAGCAGTGCTGAGCTTGCCCGGCAGCATGATGTGGCATTACCAGTGCTCATGGATACAGCCGGTCTGATCGCCAATACCTATCAGTTAAGCCATGTCGGCGAAACCCTGGTGATTGACCCACGGCGCTGGCAGATTGTCTACCGCGGTCCTGCGATCGACGCAGGCAGCATTCATCCGCAATTGCAGGCCACTGTTGAAGCATTGCTGGCTGAGCAGGATGTGACGCCGGCCACTGTTCCAATGCTGGCAGCCGATCCACTGCCGGATGTGACGCATAGCAGCACAATTGCTTCGTACAGCGAAACCATTGCCCCATTACTGGTTGAGAAATGTGCTGACTGTCATCGCCCTGGCGGTATTGGACCGTGGGCCATGACCAGTCACGCCATGATTCAGGGATTCTCGCCCATGATCCGGGAGACCATCCTGACCCGTCGTATGCCACCCTGGCATGCTGACCCTGAAATCGGCGAGTTTGAGCATGATCTCAGCCTGAGCACCGCTGAGCAGCGGCAGGTGGTTGCCTGGATTGATGCTGGCGCACCGCGTGGAGATGGACCCGATCCCCTGGCTGAGGTCGCCGCGGTCGATACGGAGTGGGAAATGGGCGAACCGGACCTGATCGTAACCCTGCCCGCCTTTGATGTGCCCGCCACTGGTGTTCTGGACTATCAGTTCTTTGAGGTCAAAAATCCCCTGGATCGGGACGTATGGGTAAAAGCTGTGCAGATTGCGCCGGGTGATCGCCAGGTGCTGCACCACGCCATCGCGACCTTTGGTGCGAGTTCAAGTTTCGAGGGTCAGGTTGACAGCGGTGAGTCATTGCTGCAACCGCAACTCATGACTTTTGTGCCCGGCAACGAAACCTATATATACCCGGAGAACACCGGGGTGTATGTGCCGGCTGATAGTTCATTCTATACGCAGATGCACTACACCACCTATGGGCGCGAAACACGTGATGAGACGCGGATCGGTCTGTATTTTGCTGATGAAGCGCCTGAGCACGTGTTGCAGCACTACTCAATTCTTAACCTGGGGCTCGAGATACCGCCAGGAGTGGCGGAGCACGAAGAGGCTGCCTATTATCAGCTCCAGCGGGATGCGGTTATCTATGCGCTTTTTCCGCATGCCCACTATCGAGGACGTGCATCTGAATTTGCCATACGCTATCCGGATGGCAATGAGGAGATAGTGCTGTCAGTCCCGGATTATGATTTTAACTGGCAGCGATATTTCCAGTTTAAGGATCCCATTGAAGTACCGGCAGGCTCTATGGTTATTCATCGCACCACTTACGATAACTCCACGGCCAATCTCAGCAATCCGGATTCAAGTATTGCGGTCAATTTCGGCGAGCAGACCTGGGAGGAGATGTTGTACGGCGGAATATCCTTCCGCTACGCGGAGCCTGGGGAGAACGATTTCGAGATCAATGTCGAGGACTATCTGACCGCTGTTGTGATGGGTTATATGGATAAAGAGATGAAAGGTCAGATCGCGCTGAGCGATATGCCGGAATCTTCGCGGCAGTCGCTGGCTTTGCCGTTTACCATTCTTGACCGCGACAAGTCAGGCGGCCTGGATTTTGACGAGTTCAGGCAATTGATGATCCAGACAAATATGACCAATGAACGTTCTATTATGGATTAG
- a CDS encoding hydrogen peroxide-inducible genes activator → MSHLPTTKQLRYFVALEQYEHFGKAAEACFVSQPAFSVAIKELENMLNIQLVDRTNKNVTITSLGRDIARQARVVLRDLEDLVDLAKGNQAPLTGQLKMGVIPTIAPFLLPKLLPALRRAYPDLKLYLKEDLTERVYERLMEGELDLVLIALPYELRNVTEMPLFDDHFFLAHHKKSRFVSSSHYNVSELPTDSVLLLEDGHCLRDHALSACNIKNADKVSDITATSLLTLVQMVDADLGITYLPEMAVHSALLKNTHIQTEPLDPGSYRQVGLVWRKASTRHKEFTMLGDFIRQHYRPD, encoded by the coding sequence ATGAGTCATTTACCTACTACCAAGCAGTTGCGTTATTTTGTTGCCCTGGAGCAATATGAGCATTTTGGCAAGGCCGCCGAAGCCTGTTTTGTATCTCAGCCGGCTTTCAGTGTAGCGATCAAAGAATTGGAGAATATGCTTAATATTCAGTTGGTTGACAGGACAAACAAGAATGTCACCATTACCAGCCTGGGTCGCGATATTGCCCGGCAGGCGCGAGTAGTGCTGCGAGATCTGGAAGATCTGGTTGATCTTGCCAAAGGCAATCAGGCCCCGTTGACGGGGCAGCTGAAAATGGGTGTGATTCCGACCATTGCGCCTTTTCTGCTGCCTAAATTATTACCAGCTCTCCGTAGAGCCTATCCAGACCTGAAGCTCTATCTGAAAGAAGATCTGACCGAGCGGGTGTATGAGCGGCTGATGGAAGGTGAGTTGGATCTGGTATTGATTGCATTGCCTTACGAGTTGCGTAACGTCACGGAGATGCCTCTGTTTGACGATCATTTTTTTCTGGCTCACCACAAGAAGAGCCGGTTTGTGAGTTCCAGCCACTACAATGTGAGTGAATTGCCGACTGACAGCGTTTTACTGCTGGAGGATGGGCATTGTCTGCGTGACCATGCTCTGTCGGCCTGTAATATCAAGAATGCTGATAAAGTCAGTGACATTACGGCAACCAGCCTGTTGACTCTGGTGCAAATGGTTGATGCTGATCTGGGCATTACCTACTTGCCGGAAATGGCTGTGCACTCTGCGCTTTTGAAAAATACCCACATCCAGACCGAACCGCTGGACCCGGGCAGTTATCGTCAGGTGGGTCTGGTCTGGCGAAAAGCCAGTACACGTCATAAAGAGTTCACTATGCTGGGTGATTTCATACGTCAACATTATCGTCCGGATTAA
- a CDS encoding ATP-dependent Clp protease proteolytic subunit, which yields MMQESSTMSAEEQESPRGRLLDEKLFKTRTVTIFGEINDRLARQVTERLLALAGESNEPITLYISSPGGHVESGDVVYDIIKFIEPEVRVVGTGWVASAATNIYLAAKKEHRFALPNTRFLVHQPSGGSRGSASDIKIQAEQIVKMRARINRLIAEETGQPVERVAKDTDRDYWMTVDEAIDYGIVGKCIRTMAELG from the coding sequence ATGATGCAAGAAAGTTCGACAATGTCTGCTGAAGAGCAGGAATCACCCCGTGGTCGTCTGCTGGACGAGAAGCTGTTCAAAACCCGTACGGTAACAATCTTTGGTGAAATTAATGATCGGCTGGCAAGACAGGTGACTGAGCGCTTACTGGCACTGGCGGGCGAGAGTAATGAGCCGATCACTTTGTATATCAGCTCTCCGGGTGGACATGTAGAGTCGGGAGATGTTGTTTATGACATCATCAAATTCATTGAGCCTGAGGTCAGGGTTGTCGGTACCGGCTGGGTGGCCAGCGCAGCTACCAACATCTACCTGGCCGCCAAAAAAGAACATCGCTTTGCCTTGCCGAATACCCGGTTTCTGGTACATCAGCCTTCCGGCGGATCACGCGGCAGTGCATCGGACATCAAAATTCAGGCTGAGCAGATCGTGAAAATGCGTGCCCGTATTAATCGCCTGATTGCCGAGGAAACCGGTCAGCCGGTCGAGCGCGTTGCCAAGGACACTGATCGTGATTATTGGATGACGGTTGACGAGGCCATTGACTATGGCATTGTAGGCAAGTGTATCCGTACCATGGCGGAGCTCGGTTAA